One Malania oleifera isolate guangnan ecotype guangnan chromosome 10, ASM2987363v1, whole genome shotgun sequence genomic region harbors:
- the LOC131165534 gene encoding LOB domain-containing protein 15, which produces MSRERDQRLDEIGKKIKRESNEYASNNSHQQMGVRSGHMLAARTAPAVSLGTLNTITPCAACKLLRRRCAQECPFSPYFSPHEPHKFASVHKVFGASNVSKMLMEVPERQRADAANSLVYEANVRLRDPVYGCMGAILALQQQVQSFQAELNAVRAEILKYKYREAAAANNKLINTSPSSSNHHLPHVALLSSGTVSVAVPPPPPPPPPPPLPLPTSSSSSIAATDYNTINIPNENVGYFGSME; this is translated from the exons ATGTCCAGAGAAAG GGATCAGAGATTGGATGAGATAGGGAAGAAGATCAAGAGAGAAAGCAATGAATATGCATCCAATAACTCTCATCAGCAAATGGGAGTCAGGAGCGGACACATGCTGGCGGCTAGAACTGCTCCTGCAGTATCCTTGGGAACCCTCAACACCATCACGCCCTGCGCAGCATGCAAGCTCCTGAGGCGAAGGTGCGCCCAAGAATGCCCCTTCTCCCCCTACTTCTCTCCTCACGAACCCCACAAGTTCGCTTCTGTCCACAAAGTCTTCGGTGCCAGCAACGTCTCCAAAATGCTCATG GAGGTGCCGGAGAGGCAGAGAGCGGATGCAGCGAATAGTTTGGTATACGAGGCGAACGTGAGGCTGAGAGATCCAGTGTATGGGTGCATGGGTGCTATTTTAGCTTTACAGCAGCAAGTCCAATCTTTCCAGGCGGAGCTTAATGCCGTGAGAGCTGAGATTCTCAAATACAAGTACAGGGAAGCTGCTGCTGCTAATAATAAACTCATTAATACTTCACCTTCTTCTTCTAATCATCATCTTCCTCACGTTGCTTTGCTCTCTTCTGGGACAGTTTCGGTTGCTGTACCACCTCCGCCGCCCCCACCTCCGCCACCGCCGCTTCCTCTTCCtacttcttcctcttcttccattGCAGCGACGGACTATAACACCATTAATATTCCAAACGAAAATGTGGGTTACTTTGGATCGATGGAGTAA